The Oncorhynchus kisutch isolate 150728-3 linkage group LG14, Okis_V2, whole genome shotgun sequence genomic sequence AAAGGAGTACTACAGTGCAGAGACAAACATAACATACAGTTTGAAATTAGATACAAATTCTGGCAtatgtaaaaaataattaaattaagatatatatttttaaagttcATATCAAATAAAGATAATCATATTATCAACTGTGCATGAAGTCTGAAtcgagaaatatatattttttttaattctcAGAACACAAGACAACGTGGTCAATGAACATGACAAAGAGTGACAGACTGATAAAACACACACTGACTTGTTGGTTGTTGCCACCCTGTCTAGAGCCCAAGAGTgttcctctctcgctcttccccACCTGTGCGTTGATGTCCACCTGTCCCGTCTCCAACAAAAGGGTGACAATGTCCAGACTTCCCAGTTTGGCTGCGTGGTGGAGACCAGTGTAGCCATCTTCCtcctggagagaagagggggagaagagaggaaaaacAGATGGAAACAGTGAGGaaagggagatggaaagagaatgGAAAAAAACAATAGTTTGGGAGAAGGAAGACAATAGGAGAGGTGGAcaaagacatttttattttaatattGGTCAGAAGTGGATAACTTGATTGCAATCAAGATTGTATTAACAAACCGCCTACAGGTCCAAGCTACAATTAGTCTAGAATAGATTCTCCTGTTGACTTCTGAGATGACTCAAGGTGATTATCAAGTTCTTTCAGGTTTAAGTCCTTTACGGCTCATGTTATTCGAGCCACTACTAATGTTAGTGGGTCGGCTTTGGTATAGGGGCTGTTTACCAGACACTCACAGTGTGATAGACGCAGGCTCCACTCTGGACCAGGTACCTGGTCACTTCCACATGGTTGTTGACGATGGCCTCCAGGAGAGGGGTCCTCATGGATTTGTCTTGGACGTCCAGTTTCGCGCCTGCCTGTAAATAGACGAGACGTTTATTTGAGCACTCTGGTGAATAAGAACTGTATGAGACACTCTGATCCATATTTGGGTGAATAAGTGTAAAGGAGTCACTTATCACTGACCATAACGATAAAAAGCAGGGTCGTATTCATTTGGGCACACCGTAGTAGAACGTTTGCAACAGAAAACTGCCTAATGAATTTCACGCAGTTGTAATTGAAGTGAAAAGATTGTTCACCTGCACCAGCATGTAGCAGACCTCCAGCAGGCCTCTCTGGGCTGCAACGTGGAGAGCACAGCGTCTGTTCTGGGATTCAGCCTGGTAGGCTGGGTCTATGCCCTCCACTGAACCAAACAGAGAGGACGTGGAGTGGAGGGGTTATTAGCAGCAGTAGGAGTCAATGTCATCTCATTCATTCACTTGCATACGACCCTGTATCACCGccaggtatggcaactgctccgccaataaccgtaaggctctccagagggtagtgaggtctgcacaacgcatcaccgggggcaaactacctgccctccaggacacctacaccaccagatgtcacaggaaggccaaaaagatcaaggataacaaccacccgagccactaccttttcaccccgctatcatccagaaggcaaggtcagtacaggtgcatcaaagcagggaccgagagactgaaaaacagcttctacctcaaggccatcagattgttaaacagccatcactaacatcgAGTGgctgctgcctacctacagactcaaatctctacccactttaataattggatgtaataaatgtaccactagtcactttaaacaatgccactttatataatgtttacataccctacattactcatcgcatatactgtactctataccatctactgcatcttgcctatgccgttctgtaccatcactcattcatatatttttatgtacatattcttattcattcctttacacttgtgtgtataaggtagttgttgtgaaattgttagattacttgttagatattactgcatggtcggaactagaagcacaagcatttcgctacactcgcattaacatctgctaaccatgtgtatgtgacaaataaaatttgacttGTGTGAAAGAACTGTGGTAACATGAGTTTCCAGAACCGatgaaagagagatgaggagagcaaACCCCTTTAGACAAAATATGCAATCAAATCAGGAATGTCTATTTTACCTAACAGTAAAATAGGAACAGATTCCTTATGACACTTACTGAGCATGAGCAGAACTCGCTGCACCTCACCCTGCTTGGCAGCTGGATAGAGCTGGCGGGGGTGGAACCTCAGCTTCTTCCTCCTGACCAATCACAACCAATAAATCACCAAGTGAGAACAGCTCCTATGTTATGGCTGTCAGGACTCTGTAAAATGCATCTCTCCCACAGCTATTCCTTGGACTAACCACTGATCCAACACCATTAAATACATTTCCCCAATTCAGTCAGTTCAGAAAAGGGGAGGAAAGATGGATGTATTTTCAAAGCATCTAAACAGGGCTCAAGTGTAGCTGTAAATAATTCCCATCAATCATTGATTTGCAATAAAGAATTGTTATTCTAAAAGACAGACCATTATTAGTctatttcattattttgtctcaCCTCTCAGTGTCCTGGGTGAGAATAGCCTTCTGCAGCGCTGCCCTACTGGGCCCAGGGGGAAGTGCACTGGGACAGATTGGCTTCCCATTGGGCAGACAGAGGAAGGGTCCCACACTGtccactcccccctcccctgGGGGAGCTGCGTTGACAGGCCCGGCTGCCACAGCGGCTTGGGGGGGCTGCTGCTCCGGGTCCTTCTTTACCACCCCACGCATCCTCGCACTGATGGATAGAGAAGAGAAAgagtgtgtaaaaaaaaaaagactgggACAATTAGGGGGTGTGCGAATATCCATAATTTCCACATGAATAGTTATCAAATAATACAGAATCACAGACACAAGCTCAAATCAATCAATTATCCACAAATATGCAACAAGCAGAACAAAAGCACCCAATGATTGAAGTGCAGcgtagaagaagaaaaaaaaaaatcatactgCATCCTACACTTAGTCATATCCCACATCTTCATTTCCCGCTTTCTGTCTCCATCCTCACCTGATAGGGCCTTCTGGCCTCTTCCCGTTCTTCAGCGTCCCCGTGGAGGCCGCCAGGGAGAGGGCCGAGGGAATGGAGGGTGGGAGGGACggtgtggtggtggaggaggcggAGGTGGTGACCACAGTGACCGCAGATGCTGAGGGGGGGATGGTGACCTCTTGGGCCTCCGAGGCATCCTCGCCACAGTGGGGGCAGAAGAGCATGCCCGTGCCCATGCCCCTGCCCCTCCCAGCCCCCAGCACTGTCACACAGCCCCGGTGGAAGCGGTGGGCGATGCGCTGGTCCGGACAGCACTCTAGGAAGGTGCCCTGGGAGATCAGttagggaggggtgtgtgggttAAGGCCAGGTcaaacatatactgtacatgcagactTATAATGCATCTCAAGTGTCTGCAGTgccctctccgtctcctctccatCTTTACAGATCTGAAAACACAAGCTAAGTTTGAAAAGAATATGGAGGATGTCTACTAGGAATTTTCTTTCACCTAACCAGTTCAGACAGTATGTGTGATTGTGGGGGTGGCACAAAACCTCACCGCGATACAGAAGTATCCACATCCAGGGCAGCAGTGATGTTTGACCATATGTGACCGATGGCTCTCGCACAGCACCATGAGGGAAACCCGACTGGACGGGCGCATGGTCTCCCCCTTCAGAATGATATTGGTACAGCCCACCAgctgtgaaagagagggagagggaaacatTTAAAGGGAAAGTAAGTATTGAAGAGTCATATGTTGATTCTAAATTAGATGAATCGCCTATATTCATTTAGCAGCGACTcctaaaaatatgtaaaaaataagTAGACGATAATGGAGATAAATATTTTTTCATAAAGATCATCTTTGAGAATTAACAACCAACAGAATAAAAACTAAACCAACAGAGAAAATCTAAAATTCCAAAAAATTAACGGTATGGGGCCCCTGTAGATTTAagtgaataaaaaaaatgtttgagtCACTTAGATAGCATAAGAACACGGCATAAGCCATgttaaaatgtgaagaattgcaggaTATTTGCTTAAAATCTGCAAATTCTCttcaccccatggcaaaattgcAGGATATTTGTTTTAAACTGCATTTTTTTTGTCTGTGCGGCCAAGAGCGCGGCCTCTAAAACGTCCAGTCAGAGACTGCACCAATACCAAACTCCCCCCACACTAACTTTGCCACCGCTGCTGAAAAGAATCCTAGGTGAAACACAGCTTCATGTAGGCAGCATGTGCACAGCCagccacacacacctctccattgACGCTCTCTGTGGCCATGCAGAGTCTGTTGGGCCGTCTGCTGGTGCCGTCTACGCGTGGTGCTTCCATCCTGCAGCTGCACAGAGGCAGCTCCTCCAGACGCTCTGTCTCCCCACCATCACTGCCTTCTACACAGGCATGCAGATAACATCATCAGTGTTATATGGTACTGTAGCAGATAATCAGTGCTATTCACTGAGAGCCATATCGTGGCTTTAGTTATGTTCGCAAATCATGTGTTCACAAGAAATCAATGGAAGATTTGTGTCAAAGTTACAGAAAGCATACGTCAAGCTAGGATTTGACCCAGAGAGTCCATGGATAAAGACATGCAGATTGTATATTGGGTGTGAACACCATCTACCCACCGTGGTGAGGTGAGCGTGTTAGGCTGTCTGCAGCCGCGATGTCCAGGGAGCCCAAGGCAACCTCTGTGTACTCGCGGGACCCACCTAGAGCAGATGCTGCCGACACTGCTGGGAGTTACAACAGAAAATAAATATTGACCAGCAATAGGGCACTGTGGTGATGATAGTGTCGGTGATAATACTATTTATACAAACTAATGAAGATCTCCCTGTCACCCGCCTCTTCCTGCCTCTACTccttcgactctctctctcccctttccccgcCCTGGGCGAGTCCATGGCGAATCACTGCTCACTTTGTTCCTCTGGCCCTGCCTCTGTGGGTCCGACTCAGAGCTCTGTAGACAAAGAGGGTTTGGTTGACCGGCAGAGAAACATTGCTTTGCCCAAATAGACATTATGTTCCAGCAAGGGAATCGAATGCAACACATGTTGCCTAAAACTGCCTGGTAAATTATTGTAACTACCAACACAGGACGGGTTCAACTACTCACATGATCTGTCATGTTACCAGACTCCTCTGCATCTCTTTCATGTAGCCTTTGCTCTATTCTACCATCTTCAGACTGCAAAAGGAACAAATGGAAAATATACATATGGAAAGAGAGCAGCAACAGTGTCCTTGTAACTATTTTAAATCGTGGCTATTCAGAATTAACTAACTGGTACACCAAGCAAAAAATAtctgaaaaatatattttctgcAAAATGTGTATTGAGCCTCAGCATAGGCcaataaatgaaataaaattgTTTGTCTGACTTAAAACTTTGATAGGTAAAGCGTCGCAAACTTCTCAACCAGCCGGTTGAGCTGCCCATTTAGAGTAAACAAATGTTGTATAGGAATTTGcatatacttaaaaaaaaaataagataCATGAATTTACATTATGTCTGCTTCATTTACTTTTAATGGGCGATAGGCCCGGTTAAAATGGGGACTGATATAAAATATTAATAAATATCATACACGTGTCAAAATATTAACATTAAAATGAATGGAAATTAATGCATTTACAGTTCAAATGCTTTGAATATCAGTAAAATGACATGTACTGAATGATATTGTGAAACATACTGACGATAACAGGCAGACCGTGATTAATGATACGGATTTGAAATAAGTTGTGTATTTGCACAGACAAAAAAAATCCCAAAATATTTATCCAATTGTCCATTTGACTTCATAGGCAACTCACCACCTGGTAGAGCATATTTTTCAAGAGTTCCTAAAATTGTAAAACAAAATTTAAAAATGATTTGAATTACTTTTGTTTTAGATGTCAACAACATTTTACAATGTTGTAATTTTCCATTTTATATATCCATTTTATAATTAGTACAGAAAAATGTGTGATAAATAAGGTTCAGTTTTGCTCATGTTCACTTCCTGGTTTTCAACCATCTTTGAATGCGTGTTTAAACAAATATGGGATTTTGATAAAGAAAACTACATGACCATTTTACTAAATGGCATTGATCGAGATGATAAAACATGCCAAACTAAATTCATGTTTAATTTCATTTCAAAATTGGTTGAGCTGCCTGTTAAAGTGTATATACAAATGGGTTGTGGCCACAATAATCATATTTGTTCTGTGGTGAGTATATCAGTTACATTGATATTAGCCTCTGACCTTGCTGTCGGAATAGGCTGCATCCGTGTCGTCTCTTGCATAGGGGTTATAGAGAAGGAACTCGTCCTCATCTGCATCCTCCTCCAAATCCTCCAGCCAACTATCACGCCGTCTCGCAGCCTCGCGGAGTACACGATCTTCCTGAAATTCAAGTAAGAAAAACTAAACGTTAGGTCAGGGTCACTTCTTAATTAATATCAACATGAGACCTATTATAAGCAACTATTATTTCACAAAGCTATTAGAAAGCACTGACACATCCCTTCCCCGTCCTTACCTTCTGCTCTGTGCCTATAGCTCTCTCTGCCTTCTCAGGTGTACAGTCAAAACCTTGGCCCAACCTTCTCCTTTTTGCTGCCGCTGAGTAAAAGACACACAAGTAATGTGACATAATTCAAACTAAACAGTTAAGTAATCTTACAAACATTAAAAGGAAAGATTCACCCATTTAGAattttataatgtgtgtgtgcatctctgaGCGACGTTCTATCGATTCCCAGAGGGAAAAAAAGTGGTGTACCAGCTATATTTCAGCCTGCTTGAATGGGGAATGGCTCAGAGACATGAAATTACCCcgggaatcgatagaacatcgctcagagatgcacaaaTAATTTAGAACATTCAAAATGGGCTAATCTTTCCTTTAATTCAGTCTAAATGTATGCAATATTTCAACACTGACCAGTATCACTGTCTGTCGTGAAGCTGGTCGTGGGGTCTGTGGGGTTGACTGGCACGATTGGAGACTCAATGCACCTCACCTGAAAGGCAAAAACTCTATGGATCAGATGGTCAGGAAGTGGTTAATGTGACAGGAATAGAAACCTTGAGTGGTAAAATACTCTTCTTGTCAACATACTAACTCAAACACAAGATATGCCCTTTTTGATTGATATCACAATATAATGGCTATTCTAAAGAATATAGTGCTTACCAGCCATCGTCTTAGGAGACTCACCTGTGTTGGGGGAGGTCTGTTCATGGTCTTGCGAGCACGGTGTATCTTTGCTGTCTGGGGAGACGAGgatgagggatggggagaggaggatgagcgatggggagaggaggatgagggatggGACGGGAGAGCTTTACTTCCAGGACCAAAAACACTCATCTTTGCTCTGCCAGGtggagaggaagtggaggagagtgaagaggatGTGGATGGAAGGGTCTTCGCTGCATGTCCTGTGAGTGGGGAATAAATGAAGGAATCATAGGTTAAACCAGATTATGAAAactaaggaagagagagaactgaCAATAAGATATAAACATGAAATCAATGTTTATTCAGTCTTGTAACCATGGACACTAGATAGATCAATCTTATACCTGCAAGGTTTCTGCTGGACACAGAAGAGGATGTTGTTGATAGTCGTTCGCTCTCCTCCCCGTTTTTCGAACCATCCCCCTGAATCTCCTGGAACAGCGACTGTGACAGCATTCCACCCATCGGCTCAGTATCCTCCGTAACCACTGCTGTGGCAGTACTTGCATCACCTAGGAAACATTCAAAGCCTCTGCATCAACATGCACAGCACAAACCTAATAAAAAGGTGTATATATTTGAAAATCTATAGTAGACAAATATTTACATCCATACCTTCATCTGGCTGGCTTGAGTCTTTCACTTTAGGTACGGTTTCCGATGCATCATTCTCAGAAAACTCCTAACATTGGGAAAATACATGAGCAGCACGAGGCACTCACTGGAATTAATTTGTTTTGTGCAACAGTTTCAGATCACATTACAAATAATATACTGGATAAATTAATACAACCGTAACAAGAGACATTTTAACATCCATAATGGCTGGAAGTGTCATCTCCTGAGGTAATGTTGAAATTATAGTGAGTGACACTGAAATGCACGCACGCATAGAAATTGAACTTTTCCTATTGTAACGTTGTGCACGAGCCAACTAGATAGCTACTGAAGTTTAAACATTTCAGTACCATTGAAAATGTTGGACACTCAATCTCCACAAAATGTACTGCCAAATGTAGGAATATTTGCTATAAATGTTTAATTGTGAACCTTTTCCTAAATCTTCCAGAGCCCTTTTCTACCTGTGTCtggcaagctagttagctacgTTAATTGTTTACGGGGGCTGGCATCATACTAGCCGAATGCCAGAAACAAGACTATGCAAGCAAAACAACTTGCATTTCGTGTATGGATCTTCGATGTATTGAATAACTGACTAATTTTCAATCAATATAGCCGTtgtaaattagctagctagtaaaaTAAAACGAACATTTCTTTACCTTGGTCATTTTCTCAGCTGCCGACATGTTTCCAATGAAATTAGACGTATTTGACGTGGTGCGTGTAAACGTGCATTCTCCGCCCCTTTCTTCGTTGGCCTTTCTCTCGTTTCCGGGTTGGGACATCTGGTTTTGTGCAATTCTATATCCGGTCTAAGGCGTATGTCCTTTTCGCAAACCAAAAATGTAGCGTATGTCTGTTCGAATTCGAGAGAAAAAACAGCCGTATCTAAAGCCGTTGAAGTCAATCGGGGTTGGGCTTGCTCGAATTGTGTTTCCACTTTCTCCAGAGTATTACTGATGTCAAATTGCTAACTAGAAATTGTAGAAAGTCATGTTGCTACAACTAGCTACCTATGCAGATTTTCACCCTCACCACGCTGCAACTAACGTTACCCCATATTCCCGATGTTAGCTAGCCAAATTGGCTAAATTCGTCGCTACGAAAGCTAACTAGCTTGATTCCTGGCATTGGCTACAAACTAGCAGGCTAACCAGACCACAGCTTTGAAAgggtaacgttaactagctagctttcGATCCCTGCTAGgtcacgttagctagctagcttgtttcAACTCTGCAAGTTAACGTTAGCTGGCATTCAAGGGCTGACTGTTCTTACATGTTCTATTGTGTAACGTCAGTATAAACAAAATGAAGGATCCAACTACGTCAACAAATcacattatatttgtcacatgcgccgaaataCAACAGGTTTTGACCTtggagtgaaatgcttacctacgagCCTgtaatgtgcgggggcaccggttagttgaggtaatacatgtgggtagagttattaaagtgactcatgcatagataataaaaagAGTAGCggtagtgtagagtagaaggTGGCAATGCAAATAcaatagtctgggtagacatttgattagatgttcagtggTCTTATgggtggcttgggggtagaagctgtttagaagcctcttggacctagacttggtgctccagtaccgcaGTCTATGGCTAGGGTGACtgcagtctttgacaatgtttagggccttcctctgacaccgcctggtatagaagttctggatggcaggaagcttggccccagtgatgtggcCGAGCACTTGCCATaccaggtgtaacagtataactttagaccgttccctcgcccatacccgggcgcgaaccagggactctgcacacatcaacaactgacacccacggagcatcgttacccatcgctccacaaaagccgcggcccttgcagagcaagtgacgttaccgattgaaacgctatttagcgcgcaccgctaactaagctagccgtttcacatccgttacacgggtagtgatgcaaccagtgctctcgatggtgcagctgaggacccatgccaaatcttttcagtctcctgagggggaataggttttgttgtggcctcttcacgactgtattggtgtgcttggaccgtgttagtttgttggtgatgtggacaccaaagaacttgaagctctcaacctccactacagccccgtcgatgagaatgggggtgtgcttggtcctccttttcctgtagtccacaatcatctgtgtagtcttgatcacattgagggagaggttgttgtcctggcaacacacagtcaggtctctgacctcctcccaatatgctgtctcatcattgtcggtgtttaggcctacaactgttgtgtcatcggcaaacctactgatggtgttggagtcgtgcctggctgtgcaggaATGGCCTGAGCACGCACCGCTGAGGGGccaccgtgttgaggatcagcatggcggatgtgttgttacctacccttaccacctgggggctgcccgtcagaaagtccaggatccagttgc encodes the following:
- the LOC109903715 gene encoding histone-lysine N-methyltransferase EHMT2 isoform X4; the encoded protein is MSQPGNERKANEERGGECTFTRTTSNTSNFIGNMSAAEKMTKEFSENDASETVPKVKDSSQPDEGDASTATAVVTEDTEPMGGMLSQSLFQEIQGDGSKNGEESERLSTTSSSVSSRNLAGHAAKTLPSTSSSLSSTSSPPGRAKMSVFGPGSKALPSHPSSSSPHRSSSSPHPSSSSPQTAKIHRARKTMNRPPPTQVRCIESPIVPVNPTDPTTSFTTDSDTAAAKRRRLGQGFDCTPEKAERAIGTEQKEDRVLREAARRRDSWLEDLEEDADEDEFLLYNPYARDDTDAAYSDSKSEDGRIEQRLHERDAEESGNMTDHSSESDPQRQGQRNKVSSDSPWTRPGRGKGRERVEGVEAGRVSAASALGGSREYTEVALGSLDIAAADSLTRSPHHEGSDGGETERLEELPLCSCRMEAPRVDGTSRRPNRLCMATESVNGELVGCTNIILKGETMRPSSRVSLMVLCESHRSHMVKHHCCPGCGYFCIAGTFLECCPDQRIAHRFHRGCVTVLGAGRGRGMGTGMLFCPHCGEDASEAQEVTIPPSASAVTVVTTSASSTTTPSLPPSIPSALSLAASTGTLKNGKRPEGPISARMRGVVKKDPEQQPPQAAVAAGPVNAAPPGEGGVDSVGPFLCLPNGKPICPSALPPGPSRAALQKAILTQDTERRKKLRFHPRQLYPAAKQGEVQRVLLMLMEGIDPAYQAESQNRRCALHVAAQRGLLEVCYMLVQAGAKLDVQDKSMRTPLLEAIVNNHVEVTRYLVQSGACVYHTEEDGYTGLHHAAKLGSLDIVTLLLETGQVDINAQDSGGWTSIIWAAEHKHINVIRALLNRGADVTLKDKEMNVCLHWASFAGCVEIAEMVLNAGCQLSSVNMHGDTPLHIASREGFLECVTLFLSRGADIDIMNREGDTPLSLARSDSPVWVSLQINRKLRRGIANRMLRTEKIISSDVAQGYENVPIPCVNAVDDEGCPSDYKYVSENCETSAMNIDRNITHLQHCSCTDDCSSSNCLCGQLSIRCWYDKDHRLLQEFNKIEPPLIFECNLACSCYRTCKNRVVQAGIKVRLQLYRTEKMGWGVRALQDIPQGSFICEYVGELISDAEADVREDDSYLFDLDNKDGEVYCIDARYYGNISRFINHLCDPNIIPVRVFMLHQDLRFPRIAFFSSRDILTGQELGFDYGDRFWDIKSKYFTCQCGSEKCKHSAEAIALEQNRLARLEACPESETDPGLAMLGNS